A window of Babylonia areolata isolate BAREFJ2019XMU chromosome 2, ASM4173473v1, whole genome shotgun sequence contains these coding sequences:
- the LOC143279409 gene encoding uncharacterized protein LOC143279409: MCCSPVACVAKVIMGIINTLIFLVGLAMFIIGVLIQTQPSLSKDALSGLLSNLEDTASSAGVTLDTSNFSAADLAYSFTIALIVSGLLLAAISLLGLIGTKYSLKPVLIVYFIIVLVLFLAQVIVVLIIVIDRSALDDAIKPRLKDTITDDFTGLEGTDATTLMWNGVMMKLECCGVDGYTDFTAASAWTKTINSVTYALVTPVACCKSVSTSYTCAETPSTSNNYLDTGCYDEMWDFVLKDSGIVPALAAVLLAFQLAVLILTIIILKSMSIVGVV, translated from the exons ATGTGTTGCTCTCCGGTCGCGTGCGTCGCCAAGGTCATCATGGGCATCATCAACACCCTCATCTTT CTGGTGGGGCTGGCCATGTTCATCATTGGCGTGCTGATCCAGACGCAGCCCAGCCTGTCCAAGGATGCTCTGTCGGGACTCCTCAGCAACCTGGAGGACACGGCCAGCTCGGCAGGCGTTACCCTGGACACCTCCAACTTCAGCGCCGCTGATCTGGCttacag CTTCACCATCGCCCTCATCGTGTCGGGTCTGCTGCTGGCTGCCATCTCCCTGCTGGGGCTGATCGGCACCAAGTACAGCTTGAAGCCTGTGCTCATTGTG TACTTCATCATCGTGCTGGTGCTGTTCTTGGCTCAAGTCATTGTCGTCTTGATCATCGTCATCGACCGAAGTGCG TTGGACGACGCGATCAAGCCAAGACTGAAGGACACCATCACAGACGACTTCACGGGTCTGGAAGGTACTGACGCCACGACGCTCATGTGGAATGGCGTCATGATGAAG CTGGAGTGCTGTGGGGTGGACGGCTACACGGACTTCACGGCGGCCAGTGCCTGGACCAAGACCATCAACTCGGTAACCTACGCCCTGGTCACTCCCGTAGCCTGCTGTAAGTCCGTGTCCACCTCCTACACGTGCGCAGAAACCCCGTCTACCTCCAACAACTACCTGGACACG GGTTGCTACGACGAAATGTGGGATTTTGTCCTCAAGGATTCTGGTATCGTTCCAGCTTTAGCAGCCGTTCTGTTAGCCTTCCAG cTGGCTGTGCTGATCCTGACCATAATCATCCTCAAATCCATGTCTATCGTTGGCGTTGTCTAA